A genomic stretch from Edaphobacter aggregans includes:
- the ggt gene encoding gamma-glutamyltransferase encodes MSHPNGPRTGRPSTRAPRGVVSTPHYLASQAGLNILQRGGTAVDAAIAANAVLCVAYPHMAGLGGDGFWLIADEKTNRVHGLNASGHAAQLATLDFYRSKGKNNEIPSRGPLAILTVPGAVDGWRAAHERFGGLPWSELFEAAITYARDGVPVSRSLLDWIVQDVPILTQYPATAAVFLPGGQVPSEGARLVQTNLAQSLQHIADKGARGGFYEGQIAKQISEGVQSLGSPLRASDFADFHAEWVDPITTTYRGYDVHELPPNTQGFTPLQILNLIEGYDVVAWGDGTANYYHHMAEAVKIAFADREEWLTDPRFVEIPVQRLISKEYCNERRKLIDSERALDISQVPAGIAYAHPHERRVPEGDTCYFCAADRNGMVVSLIQSIFHDFGSAVIGGNTGIIMQNRGGFFSLDEHHPNHLRPGKRTFHTLIPGMMTRNGKPYLAFGSMGGEGQPQSQAALATRIIDFGYDIQQAIEAPRWLMGRTWGTKSRNMSLEGRIPDEVVRELKRRGQPVQMVTDWNDNMGHAHAIRVDHEQGFYEGGADPRGDGAALGY; translated from the coding sequence ATGAGTCATCCGAATGGCCCTCGCACCGGTCGCCCGTCTACTCGTGCACCGCGCGGTGTGGTATCGACACCTCACTACCTCGCCAGTCAGGCGGGATTGAATATACTCCAGCGCGGCGGCACCGCAGTGGATGCGGCCATTGCCGCAAATGCGGTGTTATGTGTGGCGTATCCACACATGGCCGGATTGGGCGGCGACGGCTTCTGGTTGATCGCTGATGAAAAGACCAATCGCGTACATGGGCTGAACGCCAGTGGTCATGCGGCGCAGCTTGCAACGTTGGATTTCTATCGTTCCAAAGGCAAAAACAATGAGATTCCATCGCGTGGGCCGCTGGCCATTCTGACCGTGCCGGGCGCTGTCGACGGGTGGCGTGCGGCACACGAGCGCTTTGGAGGCCTGCCCTGGAGTGAATTATTTGAAGCGGCGATTACCTATGCCCGCGACGGTGTACCGGTTAGCCGGTCCCTGCTTGATTGGATCGTGCAGGATGTGCCGATTCTGACGCAGTACCCGGCGACGGCCGCAGTTTTCCTGCCTGGTGGTCAAGTCCCGAGCGAAGGAGCACGGCTCGTCCAAACAAACCTTGCGCAGTCATTGCAACATATTGCCGATAAAGGCGCACGCGGAGGATTTTACGAGGGCCAAATCGCTAAGCAAATTTCGGAAGGCGTTCAATCGTTAGGGTCGCCGCTGCGGGCGAGCGATTTTGCCGACTTCCACGCAGAGTGGGTTGACCCAATCACCACAACGTATCGAGGCTACGATGTGCATGAGTTGCCGCCAAACACCCAGGGGTTCACTCCGCTCCAGATTCTGAATCTTATTGAAGGCTATGATGTGGTTGCCTGGGGCGACGGCACCGCAAACTACTACCACCATATGGCGGAGGCAGTGAAGATCGCTTTCGCCGATCGCGAAGAATGGCTGACAGATCCACGTTTCGTGGAGATTCCGGTGCAGCGGTTGATCTCGAAGGAGTACTGCAATGAACGCCGCAAGCTGATCGACTCAGAACGGGCGCTGGACATTAGCCAGGTACCTGCCGGTATTGCCTATGCACATCCACATGAACGTCGCGTCCCTGAAGGAGATACCTGCTATTTCTGCGCTGCGGACAGGAATGGGATGGTCGTGTCGTTGATTCAATCGATTTTTCACGACTTCGGAAGCGCTGTTATCGGCGGCAATACAGGTATCATCATGCAAAATCGGGGCGGATTCTTTTCACTGGATGAGCATCATCCAAACCATCTGCGTCCCGGAAAGCGCACGTTTCACACGTTGATCCCTGGCATGATGACACGCAACGGAAAACCCTATCTTGCTTTCGGTTCGATGGGCGGCGAAGGACAACCGCAATCGCAAGCGGCACTCGCGACCCGGATCATCGATTTCGGCTATGACATTCAACAGGCGATCGAAGCGCCTCGTTGGCTGATGGGGCGGACCTGGGGAACGAAATCGCGGAATATGTCACTCGAAGGGCGCATCCCTGATGAGGTGGTGCGCGAACTGAAACGGCGCGGACAGCCCGTGCAAATGGTTACCGACTGGAATGACAACATGGGGCATGCGCATGCCATCCGCGTCGATCACGAACAGGGTTTCTACGAAGGAGGGGCCGATCCGCGGGGCGACGGCGCCGCCCTGGGTTACTGA
- a CDS encoding L-lactate permease, whose protein sequence is MTEAHVPVDFLHWTLATLSILALLIFLVPLRWRAPEAGPVAMFTGGIIAFLAFRTPLATLAVASAKGVWDAIFILYVMWPSLLLYQLTKQAGGYDALRQGIARFSRNELFIILALAWVFSSFLQGIAGFGAPIVVVAPLLLAMGVRPVYAASMSIIAHAWARFFGTLGVGWLATLQVADVHDVTRTAYEASLLLLISTYLGGLFIVWLYGRWAAIRHAWPLVLILGTILGFGQLLFAFFSPELSTFLAAAVAMIALYPLSRWRRYGEPIEGIPDRPAMQEKRTETQHEEQPVMSLSMSFLPYIVLPIVTLGILLIPSLNAALRQFRVGLPFPEVETGFGVHNAAVERYAPFAPLTHPGTMLLITAIVVWIVFNAKGYYRAWGARHGTENLARSLIADGVPASVPVIAFLVLSRILDHSGQTLVLADGIAAVSPPLVYASIASVIGALGAFMTSSSTASNVLFGGLQSDVAHLHALPVETIIAAQAAGSAYGNAIGPANVVLGTSITGIKGQEGAVLRQALPWTILVAVLTGLATVALVLLH, encoded by the coding sequence ATGACTGAGGCACATGTTCCGGTTGATTTTCTCCATTGGACGTTAGCAACGCTTTCCATTCTTGCGCTACTCATTTTCCTTGTGCCACTGCGCTGGCGGGCGCCTGAAGCGGGACCAGTGGCGATGTTCACCGGCGGTATCATCGCTTTCCTCGCCTTTCGAACTCCTCTGGCCACGCTGGCAGTCGCAAGTGCGAAAGGCGTGTGGGACGCCATCTTTATTCTCTATGTAATGTGGCCCTCGCTGTTGCTATATCAGCTAACCAAACAGGCGGGTGGATACGACGCCCTCCGACAAGGCATTGCGCGCTTTAGCCGCAATGAATTGTTTATCATCTTAGCGCTCGCCTGGGTATTTTCGTCGTTTCTCCAGGGCATAGCAGGTTTTGGCGCACCTATCGTTGTGGTCGCTCCACTTCTTCTCGCTATGGGCGTAAGACCGGTCTATGCCGCGTCGATGTCGATCATTGCACATGCGTGGGCGAGGTTCTTCGGCACGCTCGGCGTCGGTTGGCTGGCAACACTGCAGGTTGCCGACGTGCACGATGTTACAAGGACTGCCTATGAAGCGTCGCTTTTGCTACTGATCTCGACATATTTAGGCGGCCTCTTTATTGTGTGGCTCTATGGACGTTGGGCGGCCATAAGGCATGCCTGGCCGCTGGTCCTCATTCTGGGTACGATCCTGGGTTTTGGACAACTGCTATTTGCGTTTTTTAGTCCTGAACTTTCAACGTTCTTGGCTGCCGCCGTCGCAATGATCGCTCTTTATCCTTTATCACGTTGGCGCCGATATGGTGAACCGATAGAAGGTATCCCCGACAGACCTGCGATGCAGGAAAAACGTACTGAGACGCAGCACGAAGAACAGCCCGTCATGAGCCTGTCGATGTCGTTTCTGCCCTACATCGTGCTGCCGATTGTGACCCTTGGAATTCTGCTCATTCCGTCACTCAACGCGGCGTTGCGGCAGTTCCGAGTCGGTTTACCTTTTCCTGAAGTGGAAACCGGATTCGGTGTGCACAATGCTGCAGTCGAGCGTTACGCACCGTTCGCTCCATTAACACACCCTGGAACAATGTTGTTGATCACGGCCATCGTCGTTTGGATTGTGTTTAATGCGAAGGGTTATTACAGAGCCTGGGGAGCGCGTCACGGCACTGAAAATCTTGCGCGAAGTCTAATTGCTGATGGCGTACCAGCCTCCGTGCCGGTCATTGCCTTTCTGGTATTGAGCCGAATACTTGACCACAGTGGCCAAACATTAGTTCTTGCCGACGGCATCGCTGCGGTGTCTCCACCATTAGTCTATGCCAGCATTGCCAGCGTTATTGGTGCGCTTGGCGCATTCATGACGTCGAGCAGCACGGCATCCAACGTGCTTTTCGGTGGATTGCAAAGCGACGTGGCACATCTGCACGCTTTACCCGTGGAAACCATTATTGCTGCGCAGGCCGCGGGTAGTGCATACGGGAATGCCATTGGTCCCGCCAATGTCGTGCTAGGCACGAGCATCACTGGCATCAAGGGTCAAGAAGGAGCAGTACTGCGACAGGCGTTGCCCTGGACCATCCTTGTTGCAGTGCTGACTGGATTGGCAACCGTTGCACTCGTTCTTCTGCATTGA
- a CDS encoding adenosine deaminase family protein encodes MLRPTQSLLATLLLCFTAAAIAQTPAKPKTAAPRVSRATPQEQRASRAFDAAKQSSPLQLTAFLVNMPKGGDLHMHLSGAVYAETFIRNGAADLLCVNPGTHSFVKPGGTTRSIPPQPVCGEGNVRASDAFKDQRLYDDLVNSFSMRSFVPSAGVSGHDQFFATFGRFSGIDKSHTGEWLDEVASRAAAQNEQYLEVMETPIFSDVAKLGYSIPWPSTPADPVLNRTGDATGTTREDLSKLRDALLAGGLRDEVAVDRKELDDALNSRNQIEHCGEPSATRACSVKIRFLYQVLRAFPPQQVFAQTLLGFEVASQDPRVVGINFVQPEDSYMSMSEYHRQMLMLDYLHGVYPKVHISLHAGELAPGLVPPDGLRFHVREAIDLGHAERIGHGVSVMYENEPQSLLKEMASRHIMTEINLTSNDVILGVTGAWHPLPAYRAAGVPVALSTDDEGVSRINITHEYARAALDFNLSYLDLKKMARTSIEHSFLPGASLWAQPDVFTTINSACAAQPLGGANPTPKCLAFLQSSEKAAEQWQLEHRYLLFEGSLP; translated from the coding sequence ATGCTACGTCCCACCCAGAGCCTTTTGGCCACTCTCCTTCTCTGCTTCACCGCTGCTGCTATTGCACAGACTCCAGCCAAGCCCAAAACGGCAGCCCCACGCGTATCGCGTGCTACACCTCAGGAGCAACGCGCCTCCCGCGCATTCGACGCCGCTAAACAGAGCAGCCCTCTCCAGCTCACTGCCTTCCTCGTCAACATGCCCAAGGGCGGCGATCTTCATATGCATCTCTCCGGGGCCGTCTACGCCGAGACCTTCATCAGGAACGGCGCTGCCGACTTGCTCTGCGTCAATCCTGGGACTCACAGCTTCGTGAAGCCTGGTGGCACTACGCGTAGTATTCCGCCTCAGCCAGTTTGCGGCGAAGGTAATGTCCGTGCGTCGGACGCTTTCAAGGACCAGCGCCTCTATGATGACCTCGTCAACTCGTTCTCCATGCGCAGCTTCGTTCCCAGCGCCGGCGTCAGCGGTCACGATCAGTTCTTCGCTACCTTCGGTCGCTTCAGTGGCATCGACAAATCCCATACCGGCGAGTGGCTCGACGAAGTGGCATCTCGCGCTGCTGCGCAGAACGAACAGTACCTTGAGGTCATGGAGACGCCGATCTTCTCTGATGTCGCTAAACTTGGCTACTCCATTCCATGGCCAAGCACTCCTGCTGACCCTGTGCTGAATCGCACTGGTGACGCTACCGGAACCACGCGCGAGGATCTCAGCAAGCTCCGTGACGCGCTTCTGGCTGGAGGTTTGCGCGATGAGGTCGCCGTCGATCGCAAGGAGCTCGACGATGCTCTGAACTCGCGCAACCAGATTGAGCACTGTGGTGAGCCAAGTGCTACCCGCGCCTGCTCCGTCAAAATCCGCTTCTTATACCAGGTCCTGCGAGCATTTCCGCCACAACAGGTCTTCGCACAGACTTTGCTGGGCTTCGAGGTCGCATCGCAGGACCCGCGCGTCGTCGGCATTAACTTTGTTCAGCCCGAAGACTCTTACATGTCGATGTCGGAGTACCACCGCCAGATGTTGATGCTCGACTACCTGCACGGCGTTTACCCCAAGGTGCACATCTCGCTTCATGCTGGGGAGCTAGCTCCCGGTCTCGTCCCGCCCGACGGTCTCCGCTTCCATGTCCGCGAGGCGATTGACCTTGGTCACGCGGAGCGCATCGGCCATGGCGTCTCCGTCATGTACGAGAACGAGCCTCAATCGTTGCTCAAAGAGATGGCCTCGCGGCACATCATGACGGAGATCAACCTCACCTCGAACGACGTCATCCTTGGCGTCACCGGGGCGTGGCATCCGCTGCCTGCTTATCGTGCCGCGGGAGTTCCGGTGGCGCTCTCGACTGATGACGAGGGCGTCTCTCGCATCAACATCACGCACGAATACGCCCGGGCTGCACTCGACTTCAACCTTTCTTACCTCGACCTGAAGAAGATGGCCCGCACCTCGATCGAGCACAGTTTTCTTCCGGGGGCCAGCCTATGGGCACAGCCTGACGTATTTACTACGATCAACTCTGCCTGTGCTGCCCAACCGCTTGGCGGAGCCAACCCGACGCCCAAGTGCCTGGCTTTTTTGCAGTCCAGTGAGAAGGCTGCCGAGCAGTGGCAGCTCGAACACCGTTACCTGCTCTTCGAGGGTAGCCTTCCATAA
- a CDS encoding alpha/beta hydrolase codes for MRTNVFLAALLIVGTFASAQQITLPLWPSGAPEAYHGDPETDITKLTDRLVAGKPLAHLTNVSKPTLTVYKPTGKNTGAAVVVFPGGSYRILAYDLEGTEVCTWLNSIGVTCVLVKYRVPFAEHFPENPADLEDAQQAMRITRSHATEWGIDPKRIGALGFSAGGHLVVVLSNHADYKRAGESANEIDAHPDFVVVIYPGYLSDAPALNKLAHGIDPSPNTPPTFLLQAEDDPVHEENALLYFQALKEAKVPAELHLYAQGGHGYGLRPTELPVTHWPGLVETWLHTIHVLPGQSSHP; via the coding sequence GTGCGAACAAACGTTTTCCTTGCCGCTCTGTTAATTGTTGGGACCTTCGCGTCCGCACAACAGATCACCCTTCCGCTCTGGCCCAGCGGGGCGCCCGAGGCCTATCATGGCGACCCCGAAACTGACATTACGAAGCTCACAGATCGCCTCGTCGCCGGGAAGCCGTTAGCGCATCTGACTAACGTCAGCAAGCCGACGCTGACTGTCTACAAACCGACCGGCAAAAACACTGGTGCGGCGGTGGTCGTCTTTCCCGGTGGAAGCTATCGCATCCTCGCCTACGATCTAGAGGGCACGGAGGTTTGCACGTGGCTCAACTCCATCGGAGTGACCTGCGTGCTGGTGAAGTATCGCGTGCCCTTTGCCGAACACTTTCCTGAAAATCCTGCCGACCTTGAAGATGCGCAGCAGGCCATGCGCATCACGCGCTCTCATGCTACCGAGTGGGGCATCGATCCAAAGCGCATCGGCGCGCTCGGTTTCTCCGCTGGCGGACATCTTGTCGTCGTGTTGAGCAACCATGCCGACTACAAGCGTGCCGGAGAGTCTGCGAACGAGATAGACGCACACCCTGACTTTGTTGTCGTCATCTATCCCGGCTATCTTTCCGATGCCCCGGCGCTGAACAAACTCGCGCATGGCATTGATCCCAGCCCGAATACGCCGCCGACCTTTCTTCTGCAGGCCGAAGATGATCCGGTGCACGAAGAGAATGCTCTGCTTTACTTTCAGGCGTTGAAGGAGGCAAAGGTTCCGGCGGAACTTCACCTCTACGCGCAAGGAGGCCACGGCTACGGCCTTCGCCCGACCGAACTTCCAGTGACCCACTGGCCCGGGCTCGTCGAAACATGGCTGCACACCATTCATGTGCTTCCCGGTCAGTCTTCGCATCCATAA
- a CDS encoding beta-glucosidase H yields the protein MLQRTYAQRAANVALSFLSAILLSAPCALAQSPQPDSPALRARVDAIVEKMTLEEKIDYIGGTGFAIRAVPRLNLPAFEMSDGPYGVRSNAGFPSTTYVSGIGLAATWNRNLAVQVGEGIGRDARARGVHYMLGPGVNIYRSPRNGRNFEYFGEDPFLAAAMTVGYINGMQSQGVSATVKHYMGNNSEFLRHDSDSIIDERTMREIYMPTFEAAVRKAHVGSIMNSYNMTNGQHMTQNGYLNIDVARKDWGFNGVMMSDWVATYDAVAAANGGLDLEMPTGKFMNRANLLPAIQSGKVTQATINEKVRNILGTAARFGWLDRKQTDSSISFFSAQNNTIALNAARESLVLLKNDGKLLPLDKARVKSILVVGPDAYPGVPVGGGSARVVPFHTVSALEGISAYVGSGVNVLYERGVPTLSEAARATDFVNEQQNGKPGLKMEIFANTDLSGAPVSTTVVQHIDSAGAGRDNNIDDPVVTAALSQRHQISRRWSGYYIASKAGRYIVVLQGAGEGTGNRVYVDDKLIIDNWKLVRAIQPHSTLELPAGVHKLVIEDWRHAPLGGRIRFAIVDANVIVSARAKELAAESDAVVVSAGFDFDSESEGGDRTFTLPFGQDELIRAMAAANKATVVTVTAGGNVDSSEWIDQVPAYLASWYSGQEGGTALAETLFGAVNPSGHLPVTLERKAEDNPTYANYYPEGDSNRVIYKEGIFVGYRGYEHNHTQPLYSFGYGLSYTTFKFSNLSIKPDAAHATVSFDITNTGDRAGADVAQVYVGDDHAKIARPAKELKGFEKVMLQPGETKHVSVDLDSRAFAYYDVEAKKWSIAPGKFSVLVGDSSASLDLKGTIDVSQAAANSATF from the coding sequence ATGTTGCAAAGAACGTATGCACAAAGAGCAGCAAATGTAGCTTTGTCTTTCCTCTCCGCAATCCTGCTGAGTGCGCCCTGCGCTCTGGCACAGTCGCCGCAGCCGGATAGTCCCGCTCTGCGCGCTCGCGTTGACGCCATCGTCGAGAAGATGACGCTCGAAGAAAAGATCGACTACATTGGCGGCACCGGCTTTGCCATCCGCGCTGTGCCTCGGTTGAATCTGCCGGCCTTCGAGATGTCCGATGGTCCTTATGGCGTCCGCAGCAACGCTGGCTTCCCCTCCACCACGTATGTTTCCGGCATCGGACTAGCCGCCACGTGGAACCGCAATCTGGCCGTCCAGGTAGGTGAGGGAATTGGCCGCGATGCGCGTGCGCGTGGTGTTCATTACATGCTTGGGCCCGGGGTCAACATCTATCGCTCGCCGCGCAATGGCCGCAACTTCGAGTACTTCGGCGAAGACCCTTTCCTGGCCGCTGCCATGACCGTCGGTTACATCAACGGCATGCAGTCGCAGGGCGTGAGCGCTACCGTCAAGCACTATATGGGCAACAACTCAGAGTTTCTGCGTCACGATTCCGACTCAATCATCGATGAGCGTACGATGCGCGAGATCTACATGCCGACGTTCGAGGCCGCTGTGCGCAAGGCCCATGTGGGTTCGATCATGAACTCGTACAACATGACCAACGGCCAGCACATGACGCAGAACGGTTATCTGAACATCGATGTCGCGCGCAAGGACTGGGGCTTCAATGGCGTGATGATGTCGGACTGGGTCGCAACCTACGATGCGGTTGCGGCAGCGAATGGCGGCCTTGATCTTGAGATGCCCACGGGCAAATTCATGAACCGCGCCAACTTGTTGCCCGCCATACAGAGTGGCAAGGTGACGCAGGCTACGATCAACGAGAAGGTGCGCAATATTCTGGGGACTGCGGCGCGCTTCGGCTGGCTCGATCGCAAGCAGACGGACAGTTCTATCTCGTTCTTCAGTGCGCAGAACAACACGATTGCACTGAACGCAGCGCGCGAGAGCCTGGTGTTGTTGAAGAACGACGGCAAGCTGCTGCCGCTCGATAAGGCGCGGGTGAAGTCGATTCTCGTGGTCGGCCCCGATGCCTATCCCGGGGTTCCGGTTGGCGGAGGCAGCGCGCGCGTGGTGCCGTTCCATACGGTCAGCGCGCTTGAGGGTATCAGCGCGTACGTTGGTTCAGGCGTGAACGTCTTGTACGAGCGCGGTGTGCCGACTCTGTCTGAAGCGGCTCGTGCTACAGACTTCGTCAACGAGCAGCAGAATGGCAAACCCGGCCTGAAGATGGAGATCTTCGCTAATACTGATCTATCGGGGGCGCCCGTCAGCACCACCGTGGTTCAGCATATCGACAGTGCAGGCGCAGGTCGTGACAATAACATCGACGATCCGGTCGTTACCGCCGCCCTTAGCCAAAGACATCAAATCTCGCGGCGCTGGTCCGGCTACTACATTGCCAGTAAGGCAGGAAGGTATATTGTCGTGCTGCAGGGTGCAGGTGAAGGGACTGGTAATCGTGTCTATGTGGATGACAAGCTCATCATCGACAACTGGAAGCTCGTCCGCGCTATTCAGCCCCACAGCACGCTCGAACTTCCTGCGGGCGTGCACAAGCTCGTCATCGAAGACTGGCGCCACGCACCGCTTGGCGGGCGCATTCGCTTCGCCATCGTCGACGCAAATGTTATTGTCAGCGCCCGAGCCAAAGAACTCGCCGCCGAATCCGACGCCGTCGTTGTCTCGGCAGGCTTCGACTTCGACAGCGAGTCCGAGGGCGGCGATCGCACATTCACACTGCCCTTCGGTCAGGACGAGTTGATTCGCGCAATGGCTGCGGCCAACAAGGCGACAGTCGTCACTGTAACTGCTGGAGGCAACGTAGATTCGAGTGAGTGGATCGATCAAGTGCCGGCGTATCTTGCAAGCTGGTACTCGGGTCAGGAAGGCGGAACTGCGCTTGCCGAGACGCTCTTCGGGGCCGTCAATCCATCCGGACATCTGCCCGTCACGCTCGAACGCAAGGCTGAGGACAATCCTACCTACGCGAACTACTATCCCGAGGGCGATTCGAATCGGGTCATCTATAAGGAAGGTATCTTCGTCGGCTATCGCGGCTACGAACACAACCACACGCAGCCGCTCTATTCGTTCGGATATGGGCTCTCCTACACGACCTTCAAATTTTCGAATCTATCGATCAAGCCAGATGCTGCTCATGCCACCGTCAGCTTTGACATTACCAACACCGGGGATCGTGCCGGGGCTGACGTCGCACAGGTTTATGTTGGCGACGATCATGCCAAGATCGCCCGTCCGGCGAAGGAGTTGAAGGGCTTCGAGAAGGTAATGCTGCAGCCGGGCGAGACGAAACATGTCTCGGTGGACCTCGATAGCCGCGCCTTCGCCTACTACGATGTCGAGGCGAAGAAGTGGAGCATCGCTCCTGGTAAATTCAGTGTCCTTGTCGGTGACTCCTCGGCCTCGCTTGACCTAAAGGGGACGATAGACGTTTCGCAGGCCGCTGCAAATTCGGCTACGTTCTAA
- a CDS encoding DUF1684 domain-containing protein, with protein sequence MKKLLYVIFMTLTVAAQTPKSDPQFLQQIEQFRTQRAKNLSAPDGWLSLVALQWLKPGDTTVGSAPGNTLHLDHAPAHLATFHLANDSVTLVPPAGGFSAGITLDGKPATSSKLSFDDNHPSELRYNGLLMIVIKRGDRLYLRVKDAQAPTRTNFHGLNWYPPDPRFVVTAKWIPSNPPHSLTIPNVLGQISHEASPGVAEFMLNGQTLRLEPVIEDPGEQKLFFIFRDTTSTTTTYQAGRFLYTSLPSNGLDKPGTVVLDFNRIQNPPCVYTAFATCPLPPQQNRLNIAIPAGEKRYHN encoded by the coding sequence ATGAAAAAACTTCTCTATGTCATCTTTATGACACTCACTGTCGCTGCCCAGACGCCGAAGTCCGATCCGCAATTCCTGCAGCAGATCGAGCAGTTTCGCACTCAGCGGGCAAAAAATCTGTCAGCGCCTGATGGCTGGCTCTCCCTCGTCGCGCTGCAGTGGCTCAAGCCAGGGGATACCACCGTCGGTTCAGCCCCGGGCAATACGCTGCATCTCGATCACGCTCCTGCCCATCTCGCAACGTTTCACCTTGCAAACGATAGCGTCACCCTCGTGCCACCAGCTGGAGGCTTTTCGGCAGGCATCACGCTCGACGGCAAGCCCGCCACTTCGTCCAAGCTTTCCTTCGATGACAACCATCCCTCGGAGCTTCGTTACAACGGCTTGTTGATGATCGTGATCAAGCGCGGAGACCGCCTCTATCTTCGCGTCAAGGATGCACAGGCTCCCACGCGAACCAACTTCCACGGCTTGAATTGGTATCCGCCCGATCCACGATTCGTCGTCACCGCCAAGTGGATTCCGTCGAACCCGCCACATTCTCTGACCATACCCAACGTTCTCGGGCAGATCAGCCACGAGGCTTCGCCCGGTGTCGCCGAGTTCATGCTCAACGGACAGACCCTGCGGCTTGAGCCCGTCATCGAAGATCCTGGCGAGCAGAAGCTCTTCTTCATCTTCCGCGATACCACGAGCACCACCACTACGTATCAGGCTGGCCGCTTCCTCTACACGTCTCTGCCCAGCAACGGTCTCGACAAGCCCGGTACCGTCGTGCTCGACTTCAATCGCATCCAGAATCCGCCGTGTGTGTACACGGCTTTCGCAACCTGCCCGCTCCCACCGCAGCAGAACCGCCTAAACATCGCCATTCCCGCGGGCGAAAAACGTTACCACAACTAA
- a CDS encoding NADP-dependent oxidoreductase yields the protein MKAIQLSNATGGVTLVEVDVSKPAAAPGEVLVKVHAAGVIHTELGWYPTTHTKTGEPRTGAVPGHEFSGVVAAVGDGVTGIDVGQEIYGMNDWFADGATAEYCVTLPGSIAAKPKSLTHVEAASVPISALTAWQGLFDRAKLQAGERVLVHGGAGAVGIFIVQLARSRGAHVIATASEHTLAFVSELGVDEVIDYQKEQFEDRVRKVDIVFDTVGGETLQRSWGVLKPEGRMVTIASDVEGTDDPKLKAAFFIVEPNRDQLTEVARMLDAGTLRTFVGATVPLEKAEEAYAGDYVKGGPGKIVVVVKE from the coding sequence ATGAAGGCGATACAACTGAGCAATGCAACGGGTGGTGTGACTCTAGTCGAAGTAGATGTTTCGAAACCAGCAGCGGCGCCGGGTGAAGTCCTCGTTAAAGTACATGCAGCGGGCGTGATCCATACCGAGCTTGGGTGGTATCCCACAACGCACACAAAGACTGGCGAGCCGCGGACCGGCGCTGTTCCAGGACATGAGTTCTCAGGAGTAGTCGCCGCTGTGGGTGATGGCGTTACCGGCATCGACGTTGGGCAGGAGATCTACGGAATGAACGATTGGTTTGCCGATGGGGCGACGGCGGAGTACTGCGTCACGCTGCCGGGTTCGATCGCGGCCAAGCCGAAGTCGCTGACGCACGTTGAGGCGGCCTCCGTTCCCATCAGTGCGCTGACGGCATGGCAGGGTCTGTTTGATCGCGCCAAACTTCAGGCTGGCGAGCGGGTGTTGGTCCATGGCGGGGCGGGTGCGGTTGGGATATTTATCGTACAGTTGGCACGGTCGCGAGGTGCGCATGTAATCGCCACGGCTTCGGAACACACTCTTGCGTTTGTATCGGAGCTTGGAGTCGATGAGGTCATCGACTATCAAAAGGAACAGTTTGAAGATCGTGTCAGAAAGGTCGATATCGTGTTCGACACCGTCGGGGGTGAGACACTGCAGCGTTCATGGGGTGTGCTGAAGCCAGAAGGCAGGATGGTCACCATCGCCTCCGATGTCGAGGGCACGGACGATCCGAAGCTGAAGGCTGCGTTCTTTATCGTGGAGCCGAACCGCGATCAGTTGACTGAAGTCGCTCGGATGCTGGATGCGGGCACTCTGCGTACTTTCGTGGGTGCGACGGTGCCACTCGAAAAGGCAGAAGAGGCTTACGCGGGAGACTATGTCAAAGGCGGCCCGGGAAAGATCGTCGTTGTCGTGAAGGAGTAA